Proteins from one Archocentrus centrarchus isolate MPI-CPG fArcCen1 chromosome 8, fArcCen1, whole genome shotgun sequence genomic window:
- the slc1a9 gene encoding solute carrier family 1 member 9 isoform X2: MTNQPTANQSNTNKEKEKEENQQDDNTEMAYKDAGHCSRNTHNLLLGLTVMGVVMGAVFGMTLRYLQVSDSAALTMVSFPGEILMRMLKMLILPLIISSLITGLAGLDARSSGRMGSRAMVYYMSTTVIAAVLGVILVLGIHPGNPKLRGGPSSSSATKNQEVSSLDAFLDLIRNLFPENLVQACFQQVQTVLKKVPVAATNQTEPILVNRKKLEYKWGMNVLGLIGFFITFGICMGRMGERGKIMCDFFNILNEIIMTMVSMIMWYSPVGIASLIAGKIAAIGDLEVVARQLGMYMVTVIVGLVIHGGLILPAIFFAITRKSPFTFYSGIFQAWLTALGTASSAGTLPVTFRCLEENLKIDKRVTRFVLPIGATINMDGTALYEAVAAIFIAQMNDITLDGGQIITVSMTATLASVGAASIPSAGLVTMLLILTAVGLPTQDISLLIAVDWLLTEPGYCALPSHDNQIPTLPRSYRERERERERDRERERLRRESETEEDEERERVLGEVSDGEESDDTAYDRRHAIPPCDLP; this comes from the exons ATGACAAACCAACCGACAGCCAACCAGTCCAACACAAAcaaggagaaggagaaagaagaaaatcagCAAGATGACAACACAGAGATGGCATATAAAGACGCCGGCCACTGCAGCCGCAACACACACAACCTGCTGCTGGGACTTACTGTTATGG GTGTtgtcatgggagcagttttcGGGATGACGCTGCGGTACCTGCAGGTGTCGGACAGTGCCGCCCTCACGATGGTTTCCTTTCCTGGAGAAATCCTCATGAGGATGCTGAAGATGCTCATCCTGCCTCTCATCATCTCCAGCCTTATCACAG GGCTTGCTGGTCTAGACGCCCGCTCCAGTGGCAGGATGGGTAGCCGAGCTATGGTGTACTACATGTCCACCACTGTAATCGCTGCCGTCCTCGGGGTGATCCTGGTGTTGGGGATCCACCCAGGGAACCCCAAACTGAGGGGAGGCCCCTCATCATCCTCAGCCACGAAAAACCAGGAAGTCAGCAGTCTCGACGCCTTCCTTGACCTGATTCGAAACCTCTTTCCTGAGAACCTAGTGCAAGCCTGCTTTCAACAG GTTCAGACGGTGCTGAAAAAGGTGCCAGTCGCAGCAACAAACCAAACCGAACCCATATTAGTGAACAGGAAAAAACTGGAATACAAATGGGGCATGAATGTCCTCG GTTTGATTGGCTTCTTCATCACCTTTGGGATCTGCATGGGTCGGATGGGCGAGCGCGGGAAGATCATGTGTGACTTCTTCAACATCCTCAATGAAATTATCATGACGATGGTGTCCATGATCATGTG GTACTCTCCTGTTGGCATTGCCTCTCTGATTGCGGGAAAGATCGCGGCTATCGGTGACCTGGAGGTGGTGGCCAGGCAACTGGGCATGTACATGGTGACTGTCATTGTGGGTCTGGTGATCCACGGGGGCTTGATCCTACCTGCTATATTCTTTGCAATCACCAGAAAAAGCCCTTTTACTTTCTACTCTGGGATCTTCCAGGCATGGCTCACAGCTTTGGGAACTGCTAGCAG cgcAGGGACGTTGCCAGTCACCTTCCGCTGCCTGGAGGAAAATCTGAAGATTGATAAGCGTGTGACTCGTTTCGTGCTACCCATAGGTGCCACCATTAACATGGATGGCACTGCCTTGTACGAAGCTGTGGCAGCCATCTTTATTGCCCAAATGAATGACATCACCCTGGACGGTGGGCAGATCATCACTGTCAG TATGACTGCCACACTGGCCAGTGTTGGAGCCGCCAGTATTCCCAGTGCTGGACTGGTAACCATGCTACTGATCCTGACAGCTGTTGGCCTGCCTACCCAGGACATCAGTTTGCTGATCGCTGTCGACTGGCTGCT GACGGAGCCGGGATATTGTGCCCTGCCCAGCCATGACAATCAG ATTCCCACACTGCCTCGCTCCtacagggagagagagcgagagcgagagagagacagggagcgGGAGCGACTGAGGCGAGAGAGTGAAactgaggaggacgaggagagggagagggttCTGGGTGAAGTAAGCGATGGCGAGGAGAGCGATGACACAGCTTACGATCGGAGGCATGCCATCCCACCATGCGACCTACCGTGA
- the slc1a9 gene encoding solute carrier family 1 member 9 isoform X1, producing the protein MTNQPTANQSNTNKEKEKEENQQDDNTEMAYKDAGHCSRNTHNLLLGLTVMGVVMGAVFGMTLRYLQVSDSAALTMVSFPGEILMRMLKMLILPLIISSLITGLAGLDARSSGRMGSRAMVYYMSTTVIAAVLGVILVLGIHPGNPKLRGGPSSSSATKNQEVSSLDAFLDLIRNLFPENLVQACFQQVQTVLKKVPVAATNQTEPILVNRKKLEYKWGMNVLGLIGFFITFGICMGRMGERGKIMCDFFNILNEIIMTMVSMIMWYSPVGIASLIAGKIAAIGDLEVVARQLGMYMVTVIVGLVIHGGLILPAIFFAITRKSPFTFYSGIFQAWLTALGTASSAGTLPVTFRCLEENLKIDKRVTRFVLPIGATINMDGTALYEAVAAIFIAQMNDITLDGGQIITVSMTATLASVGAASIPSAGLVTMLLILTAVGLPTQDISLLIAVDWLLDRMRTSINVVGDSFGAGIVDHLSKTELGELDAAEMQMLPQEEELEFVPPPPILTEMDMVDPLKPPELPPRSPRPPKQNHHSHILSQSHSLTYSPSRSVRSPSPRSISSPSPRSVCSHSPRPFRTHSPRLLRRTEPGYCALPSHDNQIPTLPRSYRERERERERDRERERLRRESETEEDEERERVLGEVSDGEESDDTAYDRRHAIPPCDLP; encoded by the exons ATGACAAACCAACCGACAGCCAACCAGTCCAACACAAAcaaggagaaggagaaagaagaaaatcagCAAGATGACAACACAGAGATGGCATATAAAGACGCCGGCCACTGCAGCCGCAACACACACAACCTGCTGCTGGGACTTACTGTTATGG GTGTtgtcatgggagcagttttcGGGATGACGCTGCGGTACCTGCAGGTGTCGGACAGTGCCGCCCTCACGATGGTTTCCTTTCCTGGAGAAATCCTCATGAGGATGCTGAAGATGCTCATCCTGCCTCTCATCATCTCCAGCCTTATCACAG GGCTTGCTGGTCTAGACGCCCGCTCCAGTGGCAGGATGGGTAGCCGAGCTATGGTGTACTACATGTCCACCACTGTAATCGCTGCCGTCCTCGGGGTGATCCTGGTGTTGGGGATCCACCCAGGGAACCCCAAACTGAGGGGAGGCCCCTCATCATCCTCAGCCACGAAAAACCAGGAAGTCAGCAGTCTCGACGCCTTCCTTGACCTGATTCGAAACCTCTTTCCTGAGAACCTAGTGCAAGCCTGCTTTCAACAG GTTCAGACGGTGCTGAAAAAGGTGCCAGTCGCAGCAACAAACCAAACCGAACCCATATTAGTGAACAGGAAAAAACTGGAATACAAATGGGGCATGAATGTCCTCG GTTTGATTGGCTTCTTCATCACCTTTGGGATCTGCATGGGTCGGATGGGCGAGCGCGGGAAGATCATGTGTGACTTCTTCAACATCCTCAATGAAATTATCATGACGATGGTGTCCATGATCATGTG GTACTCTCCTGTTGGCATTGCCTCTCTGATTGCGGGAAAGATCGCGGCTATCGGTGACCTGGAGGTGGTGGCCAGGCAACTGGGCATGTACATGGTGACTGTCATTGTGGGTCTGGTGATCCACGGGGGCTTGATCCTACCTGCTATATTCTTTGCAATCACCAGAAAAAGCCCTTTTACTTTCTACTCTGGGATCTTCCAGGCATGGCTCACAGCTTTGGGAACTGCTAGCAG cgcAGGGACGTTGCCAGTCACCTTCCGCTGCCTGGAGGAAAATCTGAAGATTGATAAGCGTGTGACTCGTTTCGTGCTACCCATAGGTGCCACCATTAACATGGATGGCACTGCCTTGTACGAAGCTGTGGCAGCCATCTTTATTGCCCAAATGAATGACATCACCCTGGACGGTGGGCAGATCATCACTGTCAG TATGACTGCCACACTGGCCAGTGTTGGAGCCGCCAGTATTCCCAGTGCTGGACTGGTAACCATGCTACTGATCCTGACAGCTGTTGGCCTGCCTACCCAGGACATCAGTTTGCTGATCGCTGTCGACTGGCTGCT TGACCGAATGCGTACCTCCATCAATGTTGTTGGTGACTCATTCGGTGCCGGGATTGTGGATCACTTGTCAAAGACGGAGCTCGGCGAACTCGATGCGGCTGAAATGCAAATGCTCCCGCAAGAGGAGGAGCTCGAGTTTGTCCCTCCGCCACCAATCCTCACGGAAATGGACATGGTCGACCCGCTCAAACCGCCTGAGCTGCCACCTCGTTCCCCTCGCCCACCCAAACAAAACCACCACAGTCACATTCTCTCCCAGTCCCACTCCCTCACTTATTCACCATCCCGTTCTGTCCGATCTCCGTCACCACGCTCCATAAGTTCTCCCTCCCCACGTTCCGTCTGTTCCCACTCTCCTCGGCCTTTCCGCACTCATTCACCACGCCTCCTCCGCAGGACGGAGCCGGGATATTGTGCCCTGCCCAGCCATGACAATCAG ATTCCCACACTGCCTCGCTCCtacagggagagagagcgagagcgagagagagacagggagcgGGAGCGACTGAGGCGAGAGAGTGAAactgaggaggacgaggagagggagagggttCTGGGTGAAGTAAGCGATGGCGAGGAGAGCGATGACACAGCTTACGATCGGAGGCATGCCATCCCACCATGCGACCTACCGTGA